Genomic segment of Vicia villosa cultivar HV-30 ecotype Madison, WI unplaced genomic scaffold, Vvil1.0 ctg.001374F_1_1, whole genome shotgun sequence:
ATTtctataatattataaattattttttattttataagcaTATATTTAAAAAGTATAGTTTTTGAGTTTAATGGTTATGCACTGacggtgtaaaaaagttttacactatcaTTCAATTAGAATATGACGTTCTGCCACgtcatacaatttttttaaaattttcaatctaACTTGTCCTGATTCATAAtcgtcattggttgacagtgtaaaactattttacactgtcctGTCAGTGCTCTTTTTCCATAGTTTGTTATAAAGGATATTTGTGAATgatacaaaatatttattttctttatttcatgatttataataaaaaaagatgtttttgatagTATATCATCCTagcattttcttatttttttcatatataaaaaaaccattttactatttttcaaaaatatatcttTTCCATATTACCCAATTCAAAATTGTAAAAAGAGTGTTTTTTATATATCCAAATTGTATAATCATGaagacaaaatatatatttttttaaaaaaaattgatgacaagaaatcattttttttaagtaaagATGGCATTAAAAAAGCACAAGGGGTGCTAATCAACAATTacaaagaaaaagagagaaaagaactCCCCCAAAACCCCCTTACAAAAATCACCTAATACATAAATTCGGATTGTCACCCAAAAAAATGAGATCTAGCCCTTTATAAGAGGAAAGAAGCCATTCCCAAGCAACAAACTTAACCATACCTATAGTGTCAAAATCCCTCAATGAAACACCCTCAAAAACAATAGCATTCCTACGATTCCAAATACCCCAACAAAAAGCCAATCCAAATAACCAACTAGTATCAACCTTAAATTTGGATTTACAAGACAAGTCCAAAAGAGAAAGGCTATTAAAAAAATTACCCGGAAATAAAGTATTGTCGAAACCGAGCCAATCACACAATTTGGTCCACCAAAGTAAAATAGTCGGACAAGAAGAGAACAAGTGATCCAAATCTTCCTCCTCCAAACCACACAAAGGACAAAGAATCTCCATAGGAGCTAGCACAACCTTCCGCTTAACCAAGTTCAACATAAAAGTTTCAACATTAATCTTTAATGAAAAAATCAAACTATATAACATAACATAAGTCATACTTGAATCACGAACTTAAATTTTAAagcaaaattataaattttgatcATAGGTCACACTTGAATCACAAACTTAAGTCTTAcgttaaaattgaaaattttaatttataaaatctcATCCccactaaaaaagaaaatatttttttaatcattatcattatttatatttcattttgcATTTGGAAAAACAATTATAGTTCCTTATCTTAAATATATATGTAAGAAATGTGATATAATATTAGTTTTTGGCAAATAATATAATTGCCTTTCTGTTATGTATATAGCCTTGGATTTTTGCTTTGAGCTTACTTGGACTTGCTCCCCTAGCTGAACGTGTCAGCTTCCTCACTGAGTAAGTTTGCATTTCACATTGTAATATGATTATACTATCATTCAAATTTCATATTTTCTAGCATTGCTATTTACTAATTTTTTGTTACTGAAAATGTTTACCTGAACTGCATAAACTTCAAGGCAAATCGCATATTTCACTGGCCCAACAGGTACGTTTACTCTTTTACGGATATAATAAACACTAGACAGATTTATAGCCGATGACTGATAACTGATAGTTTATAGCTGATGACGGATAATTTATAACTGATGATTGATAGTTGATAAACATTTCAATAGATTACCATAAATTACTTTAAGTAAGCCAATTTGTGTGAATGTTACAGTTGGAGGTCTTCTAAATGCAACTTGTGGCAATGCAACTGAGATGATCATAGCAATATTTGCACTTCACCAGAACAAAATCCATGTTGTCAAATTCTCCTTGCTTGGTTCCATTCTCTCAAACCTTCTCTTGGTTCTAGGAAGCTCACTCCTTTGTGGTGGCTTAGCAAATCTCAAAAAGGAACAAAGATATGACAGAGTAAATATACATTATTGTCCTTTTTTCCATCACACATTGTGCATTCATGCTATTAATCAATTTCTTATGTTTTTCGATTATTAAATGAACAGAAACAAGCTGATGTGAACTCATTGCTTTTGTTGCTGGGATTTCTATGCCATTTGCTGCCATTAATGTTCAAATATGCGTTGGCGGGAGGAAATCATTCTATCGCCAATTGTACTCTTCAATTGTCGAGAGCAAGTAGCATTGTTATGCTTATAGCATATGTTGCTTATATCTTCTTCCAATTGAAAACTCATCGAAAAATATTCGATGCACAAGAGGTGATTAACACTAATTAGCACAATTTATTTAACTAATTTGGTTATATTTTATTTGTAGTTACTTAAATGAGGTGCGAGGTTTGATTTTCAGGTGGAAGATGAAGAGGATGAAGAGAAAGCAGTGATTGGATTTTGGAGTGCATTCAGTTGGTTGGTGGGTATGACATTGGTCATATCTGTTCTTTCTGAGTATGTTGTGGGAACCATTGAGGtactttttgatgattttggccATTTAAACTAAATATGTAATTAGATTTGATGGGTTAATTGTTTACACTTTTATGCTTAATAACTAGGCTGCTTCGGATTCTTGGGGTATTTCTGTGAGCTTTATTAGCATAATTTTGCTACCAATTGTTGGGAATGCCGCGGAACATGCTGGATCAGTCATATTTGCTTTCAAGAACAAATTGGTATggttttgataaaaatatttgatgtttATATTAGACATTGCAATTTCTTTACTAGTACTATAAGCTTAAGTTTGTTATCTTGCAGGATATATCATTAGGTGTTGCTATGGGATCTGCTACTCAAATTTCTATGTTTGTGGTAAGGCTGTGATAAATATTTTGTcaagtaattattatttttcaacgCTGGCTTAACACCGACAAATCTGGATTATCCAATAATCTATTTCAGGTTCCATTTAGTGTGATTGTTGCGTGGATAATGGGTATACGAATGGATCTAGACTTCAATCTTCTTGAAACTGGATGTCTTGGTTTCGCAATTATTGTTACAGCCTTCACTTTGCAGGTCTGCACATCCGGCATTTATTCTTTAATTTTCTTATCTTTAAAGTTACTAAATATGTGATTTTATTGAATCTTCTGTAGGATGGAACTTCACACTATATGAAAGGAGTCATTCTTACTTTCTGTTACTTTATCATTTCTGCATGTTTTTTTGTTCTCAAAGCTCCACAAATCAGTAAGTATACCTAGCTTCCTATCACGAACAGTAAAACTTTAATTTGTTCATATTGCATTTTTTTGGGTCAAGTATAGTCTTAGGAAAAAGATGTGTTTGATTAAACATTCAACTTTTTTACTTGTTACAGATCAATATGGTATAATCGGTTTCGGAGCAAACACCCCTGTGAAGCCATCTCCAATTGAATGACTCTGTTTCCATGGTGATTAAAACAACCTGACCCTACACATGACTGAAATTCTTCACTTCAGATACCAAGTCGGATTTCTGCTTGTGGAACATGAGGCTGTGAAAATCAAACATAAGTCCGAAGTAGATATTTCAATGCTTGTGCTCTTTCTCGATAATAAGGCGTAACAATGTCTTTTTGGATATTGCTCTATATATAGTTATCATTATCAATGGACTTAATTCATGTATACCCCAATTCCATGTTCCAGTGTTTAGCATTACAAGTATTTTCTATTGTGTCAGatgtttaattaaataaaagaatttCAATAAAGGATGAAAAATTATGGATATTAATCTTTCTTTATAGTTTTTGTTCactttaaaaatattgtaaagatTCTTAAGTTATCTTGTCTACTGAATCTACATATAATTAAGAGcttatgtgtgtaattattaagACTGTTGTTTTTAAAAAGGCCAAACAGCTAATTTATACCAGATAAAGTTGTAGAATAAAAAAAAGGTGTTTGATCATCAACTTTCTGTGAGTAGAAACTGAAGTTATTATACT
This window contains:
- the LOC131634883 gene encoding vacuolar cation/proton exchanger 3-like, coding for MSFFSEATSRPIFPSMNVNEDLENKVDSVENISSSSIVRKKSDIVLVTNNGRFQIVRNVMRNVKEVMLGTKLVVLFPAVPLAVAADFYSLGRPWIFALSLLGLAPLAERVSFLTEQIAYFTGPTVGGLLNATCGNATEMIIAIFALHQNKIHVVKFSLLGSILSNLLLVLGSSLLCGGLANLKKEQRYDRKQADVNSLLLLLGFLCHLLPLMFKYALAGGNHSIANCTLQLSRASSIVMLIAYVAYIFFQLKTHRKIFDAQEVEDEEDEEKAVIGFWSAFSWLVGMTLVISVLSEYVVGTIEAASDSWGISVSFISIILLPIVGNAAEHAGSVIFAFKNKLDISLGVAMGSATQISMFVVPFSVIVAWIMGIRMDLDFNLLETGCLGFAIIVTAFTLQDGTSHYMKGVILTFCYFIISACFFVLKAPQINQYGIIGFGANTPVKPSPIE